The Paenibacillus sp. FSL R7-0204 genome includes a region encoding these proteins:
- a CDS encoding DEAD/DEAH box helicase yields MIKHLYAIWLGDVLFCFSGETSEPKVDAWTRVIKRLELRSGWRPFAGAALRLAEVKYPAAAAAEGKPARRGLPGRTLEGLALSPKDAFELLLAWDEQASSAQGIEPGGELRYWSAAARFALELMGKGGIVPGAQPPRKVGSRRRGGEQAAAVCWSPAFREEADKEFFLQMAASMPVLALGTHVAEEGDLSSREEAGAYVLYSFLQAVMTAEIKNVVAAHESALAPYKANYRRGYSPLTELWWNSLLTGSRDIPVQGTPAEVTELLTVVNETAGHEVPHFETEEARSGQLSLGLRLEPPAEDSELWQLTFWAESREEGEFWIPAEAVWSSREREFTLWGKRYRNIQQQLLAALGRAAKSSPDIRRSLAEPAPCGIELPPERLYFFLKESVQQLRERGITVQMPSRWSREGRRRIGMRMKMQPPVGGMDGPVQPALGMEELISFRIEASLGDSDITEDELNALVEAGVPFVRFRGEWIEVDPKEVRQVLRYIKRGESGEMTAADWMRLTAEDGDERLWKGMSVTGMETSGLLASLMHGDVLRGMPLRPVPEDLNGTLRPYQERGYQWLTALSNLGFGVCLADDMGLGKTIQVITCLLDRALNAPPGEKQEPVLILCPTSLLGNWQRELQRFAPSLSLHIHHGGRRVRGEGFKELAASHEIVLTTYHLAGRDSEDLAGVRWSTVVLDEAQYIKNHRTKQAQSVMKLSAPHRIAMTGTPVENRLGELWSIFHFLNPGYLGTYHSFRQRYVSGEGGERLRELHRLVSPFLLRRLKSDPDISKDLPEKLELKSYCPLTETQAALYQGVVDEMLGVIGERSGMARRGLVLSSLTKLKQICDHPQLFRKDEGRSLRSEPSGKMDVMFEVLDSISELGESALIFTQYVAMGELLVSRLARRYGQTPLFLHGGISKRERDEMVHAFQEGEGPAFFVLSLKAGGVGLNLTRANHVLHYDRWWNPAVENQATDRAFRIGQHKNVQVHKLICQGTLEERIDELIERKKSLSEQVVGSGENWLTEMSNHELKELIELQGQDWM; encoded by the coding sequence ATGATTAAGCATCTGTATGCAATATGGTTAGGGGACGTATTATTCTGCTTCTCGGGCGAGACCTCCGAGCCGAAGGTAGACGCATGGACACGCGTGATCAAACGGCTGGAGCTCCGCAGCGGCTGGCGTCCTTTTGCGGGTGCTGCCCTGCGGCTGGCGGAAGTGAAGTATCCTGCGGCCGCTGCTGCGGAGGGGAAGCCGGCGCGGCGCGGACTGCCTGGACGCACGCTGGAAGGGCTGGCGCTGTCGCCGAAGGATGCCTTCGAGCTGCTGCTGGCCTGGGATGAGCAGGCCAGCAGCGCCCAGGGCATTGAGCCTGGGGGAGAGCTGCGCTACTGGTCGGCAGCGGCCCGCTTCGCACTGGAGCTGATGGGCAAGGGCGGGATTGTGCCCGGAGCTCAGCCTCCGCGCAAGGTGGGCTCGCGGCGGCGCGGCGGCGAACAGGCTGCTGCCGTATGCTGGTCACCGGCGTTCCGGGAAGAGGCGGATAAGGAGTTCTTCCTGCAGATGGCGGCCTCTATGCCGGTGCTTGCGCTCGGCACGCATGTAGCCGAGGAAGGTGACCTGTCCTCGCGCGAGGAAGCGGGCGCGTATGTGCTGTATTCCTTCCTGCAGGCGGTCATGACCGCTGAGATCAAGAATGTGGTTGCCGCCCATGAGAGCGCGCTGGCGCCGTATAAGGCCAACTACCGCCGCGGCTATTCTCCGCTGACGGAGCTGTGGTGGAACAGTCTGCTGACCGGCAGCCGGGATATTCCCGTGCAGGGGACCCCGGCTGAGGTGACGGAGCTGCTGACGGTGGTGAACGAGACGGCGGGCCATGAGGTGCCGCATTTCGAGACCGAGGAGGCCCGCAGCGGACAGCTTAGTCTGGGCCTGCGGCTGGAGCCGCCGGCGGAGGACAGCGAGCTGTGGCAGCTGACCTTCTGGGCGGAGAGCCGGGAGGAGGGGGAATTCTGGATTCCGGCAGAAGCGGTGTGGAGCAGCCGGGAGCGGGAATTCACCCTATGGGGCAAGCGATACCGCAATATCCAGCAGCAGCTGCTTGCAGCGCTGGGGCGGGCGGCGAAGAGTTCGCCGGATATCCGGCGTTCGCTCGCTGAACCGGCTCCGTGCGGGATTGAGCTGCCGCCGGAGCGGCTGTATTTCTTCCTGAAGGAGAGCGTGCAGCAGCTGCGGGAACGGGGAATTACGGTGCAGATGCCATCGCGCTGGAGCCGTGAGGGACGTCGGCGGATCGGCATGAGAATGAAGATGCAGCCGCCGGTTGGCGGAATGGACGGTCCGGTTCAGCCGGCGCTGGGCATGGAAGAGCTGATCTCCTTCCGCATTGAAGCCTCTTTGGGGGATTCGGATATCACTGAGGATGAACTGAATGCCTTGGTGGAAGCGGGTGTGCCTTTTGTGCGCTTCCGGGGAGAATGGATTGAAGTGGACCCGAAGGAAGTGCGGCAGGTCCTGAGATATATTAAGCGTGGCGAGAGCGGAGAGATGACTGCGGCCGACTGGATGCGTCTTACGGCTGAAGATGGCGATGAGCGGCTGTGGAAGGGCATGTCGGTTACCGGCATGGAGACTTCCGGCCTGTTGGCTTCCCTCATGCATGGCGATGTGCTGCGCGGAATGCCGCTGCGTCCCGTGCCGGAGGATCTGAACGGGACACTGCGTCCTTATCAGGAGCGGGGTTATCAGTGGCTTACCGCGCTTAGCAATCTCGGCTTCGGCGTCTGCCTGGCTGATGACATGGGCCTCGGCAAAACCATACAGGTCATCACCTGCCTGCTGGACCGGGCGCTGAATGCCCCGCCAGGCGAGAAGCAGGAGCCTGTGCTGATCCTCTGCCCGACCTCGTTGCTTGGCAACTGGCAGCGGGAATTGCAGCGCTTCGCCCCTTCGCTTAGCTTGCATATTCACCATGGAGGGCGGCGGGTGCGCGGCGAAGGATTCAAGGAGCTGGCGGCCAGCCATGAGATTGTGCTGACTACCTACCATTTGGCGGGCCGGGACAGCGAGGATCTGGCCGGGGTACGCTGGTCTACCGTTGTGCTGGATGAAGCGCAGTATATCAAGAATCACCGTACCAAGCAGGCGCAGAGCGTCATGAAGCTGAGCGCGCCGCACCGGATCGCAATGACCGGGACTCCGGTGGAGAACCGGCTGGGTGAGCTGTGGTCGATTTTCCATTTTCTCAACCCAGGCTATCTGGGCACGTACCATTCCTTCCGCCAGCGTTATGTGTCGGGAGAGGGCGGCGAACGGCTGCGGGAGCTGCACCGGCTGGTCTCGCCCTTCCTGCTGCGGCGTCTCAAGAGTGACCCGGATATCTCGAAGGATCTGCCGGAGAAGCTTGAGCTGAAGTCTTATTGTCCGCTTACGGAGACCCAGGCCGCGCTGTATCAGGGGGTTGTGGATGAGATGCTTGGCGTCATCGGCGAGCGCTCGGGCATGGCCCGGCGGGGGCTGGTGCTGTCTTCCCTGACCAAGCTGAAGCAGATCTGCGATCATCCCCAGCTGTTCCGCAAGGACGAGGGGCGGAGCCTGCGCAGTGAGCCTTCGGGCAAAATGGATGTCATGTTCGAGGTGCTCGACAGCATCTCCGAGCTTGGCGAATCGGCGTTGATCTTCACCCAGTATGTGGCGATGGGCGAGCTGCTGGTCAGCCGGCTGGCCCGCAGATACGGGCAGACGCCGTTGTTCCTGCATGGCGGCATCTCGAAGCGTGAGCGCGACGAGATGGTGCATGCTTTTCAGGAGGGAGAAGGTCCGGCCTTCTTCGTCCTGTCGCTTAAGGCAGGAGGCGTCGGCCTCAATCTGACACGGGCCAATCATGTGCTGCATTATGACCGCTGGTGGAACCCGGCAGTAGAGAATCAGGCGACGGACCGCGCCTTCCGGATTGGACAGCACAAGAATGTACAGGTGCATAAGCTGATCTGCCAGGGAACGCTGGAGGAGCGGATCGACGAGCTGATTGAACGCAAAAAAAGCCTGTCCGAGCAGGTCGTGGGCTCCGGCGAGAACTGGTTGACCGAGATGTCTAACCATGAGCTCAAAGAGCTGATTGAACTGCAGGGACAGGATTGGATGTAG